The Flavobacteriales bacterium genome contains a region encoding:
- a CDS encoding thioredoxin family protein, whose product MKNTLLICALLIGSLNLYSQEKNDGWLLNFDEAAELSMKTGKPILANFTGSDWCGWCIRLKKEVFVTPAFKKWAKENVILLELDYPRRVPQTEEIKKQNRELQQFFKVRGYPTLHMFNVGVADGKTQITALGKMGYLAGGPTPWIANANNYLKK is encoded by the coding sequence ATGAAAAACACCCTTTTAATTTGTGCCCTTTTAATTGGCTCTTTAAACCTCTATTCTCAAGAAAAAAACGATGGTTGGCTACTAAATTTTGACGAAGCAGCAGAACTATCCATGAAAACTGGAAAACCTATTCTTGCTAACTTTACAGGTAGTGATTGGTGCGGTTGGTGTATTAGACTAAAAAAAGAAGTCTTTGTAACCCCTGCCTTTAAAAAATGGGCTAAAGAAAATGTTATTCTTCTTGAACTTGACTACCCTAGACGAGTACCACAAACTGAAGAAATCAAAAAACAAAATCGAGAGCTTCAACAATTCTTTAAAGTAAGAGGTTATCCGACACTACATATGTTCAATGTTGGAGTAGCAGACGGAAAAACTCAAATTACTGCTTTAGGTAAAATGGGTTATTTAGCTGGTGGACCAACACCTTGGATTGCCAATGCAAATAATTATCTTAAAAAATAA
- a CDS encoding thioredoxin family protein, translating to MKQLLFTLMVFILPFVVVSCNENTANQVKKETDLKQIIQSNNAYSAIKWISLEELENKMKKSPRKVILLFTKKGCPYCKEMKETTLIDPEVIKLINENYYAVTLDGKSKEAITFKGVTYTNDASIEEDPKSTWRHNLFAELVEPYNGGYYWPSTVILDTNLDLIKSFPGSQKPPQFKRLLMNYMR from the coding sequence ATGAAACAACTCTTATTCACTTTAATGGTTTTCATTTTGCCATTTGTAGTAGTTTCTTGCAATGAAAATACTGCTAATCAAGTAAAAAAAGAAACCGACCTTAAACAAATCATTCAGTCAAATAATGCTTATTCAGCTATTAAATGGATATCATTAGAAGAACTTGAAAATAAAATGAAAAAGTCACCTCGTAAAGTGATATTATTATTTACCAAAAAAGGTTGTCCATACTGTAAGGAGATGAAAGAAACTACTCTTATTGACCCAGAAGTAATTAAATTAATTAATGAAAATTATTATGCAGTTACTCTAGATGGCAAATCTAAGGAAGCTATTACTTTCAAAGGTGTAACCTATACCAATGATGCTTCAATTGAAGAAGACCCAAAATCAACGTGGAGACATAATTTATTTGCCGAATTGGTAGAGCCATATAATGGCGGTTATTATTGGCCTTCCACAGTAATACTCGACACCAATCTTGATTTGATTAAAAGTTTTCCTGGCTCACAAAAACCTCCTCAGTTTAAGCGATTGCTGATGAACTATATGAGATAA